The genomic interval aaagacttaaaattcaggattctgtaaaggcataccccaatcaggatatgagtttatttatagcttcctgtgccaaccggaagtgccttaaatggtgtcacagtggcagtttccaagggttaaaaaggtcagatcttttcaaaacttcatatgtgtgattaggcaacccccataaactgtaagtcagtcatttctcccaacagatgtcaaagaatagctctctctcacacacacacacacagaaacacacacacagcaaggatggagtgacaaagtgtggTGCTTAAAGACAAACAAAGCCTACAATTGCATTTCTATAttctctaggccgtgccgagttcaacgagatgccccgcttgaccgtagctcgctcggtctaagcaCAGCGACCATTAGAagagtaggcccaaaatgaagcctagccctaaatgtcatttgttttgggtgacagtgagagaactgtTAGGGTGAGAAGcccaattcgacctcaggtacgttcctaaggtcctcccaatccgtgcaagcctaaccttgaccgtgtggcattaagcCTTaccagttaaaagaaggtgtttacatcaaacagtttgcattgacttctctccccataggaatacattgcctgcaactctaaattcaacctgaagcctatgtgggttatgcatgccttatgaacctgtcttctatgacagtccatcagatcactatgaggtctacctgtgccAATTCTAAGCTCcctgaagcaaccggaagtggttgaAATCACCTTATCAGTGTTGATCCATAcactgcctgcagtttgatagacatagtgcattcaaccctgtgtagatcagtcaattcttaacttaaagacttaaaactcaggattctgtaagtgGCTATGTCAATCAAGACatgtgtttacttatagcttcctgtgacaaccggaagtgcctttaattgggtcacactgtctgttttgaagggttaaaaaagtcacatATTTtaaaaacttcatatgtgtgactagataaccctcctgaactgtaaatcagtcatttctcccaaaagatgtcaaagaaaagctctcacacacacacacagcaaggatggagtgataAAGTGCGGTgctcaaagacacagagagcaggcaatggcataaacataatctctaggccgtgccgagttcaacgagatatcccgcttgaccgtagctcgctcggtctaagcgcagcgaccattcgaaaagtaggcccaaaatgaagcctgccccacaacgtcatttgtttttgggtgacagtgagagaaccgttagggtgagaagcacaattcgacctcaggtacgttcctaaggtcctcccgatccgtgcaagcctaacgttgaccgtgtggcattaacccttaatagTTAAAATAGTTAAATTAAaagcattgacttctctccccataggaatacattgcctgcacccctaaattcaacctgaagcctatgtgggttatgaatgtcgtatgaacctgtcttcgatgacagtccatcaggccactacgaggtctacctgtgttgattctaagcttcctggaccaaccggaagtggttaaaatcgccctaaaagtgtatatccataccctgcctgcagtttgatagacatagtgcattcaaccctgtgtaaatcagtcagttcttaacataaggacttaaaactcaggattctatAAAAGCATACCCCagtgaggatatgtgttgacttatagcttcctttaccaaccggaagtgccataattggtgtctcaggggctgtttcgaggggttaaaaaagtcagatctttccaaaacttcatatatgtgattaggcaacccccatgaactgtaaatcagtcatttttcccataaaatttcaaaggaaaaataaatcacactaaaacacaacttggatggagggacgtattgggatgcgtagagacagacagtgactgcaatagttagctttgttcgagctaaaaaagaaccgtcagacctagagttccgaaactttagaatcctgttctagacctccggtcgatagtgcgtggtgagttaggtggctctaaaaggttctcggaccgagaaacagcctcgtacatttgcaatgacttcaattcattttgaccattacgaaaatgacgacatttagaaaagtctcagagacgcaaggctaggtgcattgaaaccggctcggcccatagagacagatcccaacgtttctgtccgatagctcattcaaggaccccgtagcaaggcatggaaaaaagtggattttcagcaccaattagggttttacccgggcaccgaaggacctatcgagccgaaactcgggattcggggtcgcctcacataggcctactGTTGATAAGGGATATGCAGGAGGGCGAGACAGTCAAGGATCGATTCGGACACAGTAGTAGATTGTATAACAAGCGACAGTTTAATTATGAGTGAAGATATCTGATACAGCGTAATTACGGGCCTTTCTGATAGCTCATGATGAACCAGCAAAAAGAAGCCCCGATAACAGAGTGCAtgtatgttatatacagtacagaaagTAGGTTGAGTCTAGAAGTTCTGGTCTTCTGGTTGGTCCGGGTTGGGGTGTTGTCTTCTCGGATTGGTCCTGTTGGGCCGTCCGTCATCCCTCTGGGTCTCGTTGTGCCGTTCTTTgtcacacaatgttcagctaagaagaagattatgtgtgtgtgcttatctGTTCCTGCTTCTCAAGGTTAGGTGTGTACATGCAGCTGGTGGTTGTCGTGATGAGTTAGTGCTATGCTGGGTGGGCCTGGATGGCTTGTCCAATTACTGCTTTAAACTGTGGGAAAGGAATGGCTAATGGCTGAACAGAGTGCAATGCAGAGCAAGTTTAATATGGATATGATACAAGTCAACAAGCAGATATAATGCTTCACAAATCCCTCTCTTCACGACTCCTAAGAGGCGTGAACCAAAGGTGGTAATGGGTGCAACTTTTTCCAGTAGGAAAAAGTTGTGAGTCCCTCTCTTCACATCTCCAAAGAGATGTGACAAAACCATGTTCAATAAGcagtctcctcatcctcctcaaaCTCTGGAGGCTCGTTAGCTAAAAGAGGGAACATCTGAGAAGGGGTAACTGGGTCAATAGCTCTAGTGATCACCCTAGTGGTGAGTGATCTTATACATGGAATGCAACAGCATCCACACAGAACCAATATGGCTGcgaacacagagatagacaccAAAATGGAGGAAACCAGAACCTTATATTTACCAAAAACCTCCATCCAGGAATCCCACATCGAGGTGTCCACACCTGAGTGAGATTTCATTTTCCCATTAAGTGTACGCAGACCCTCCAAAGCCACAGTCAGGCTTCCATCAGCGGCGGTATTATTCAGGATAAAAGTACAACATTGCTCACCAAACATAGTGCAAACACCTCCTTTCTCAGAAATCAACATGTCAATGGCTATGCGGTTCTGGAAAGCCATAAGGCTGGTGGCTGCCAACTGGCCATGAACCGCCTCGAAGCCTTGCTGAGTCCAATTCCCTAGTTTTTGGACATTATAATGAATGTAATTAATGCGGTCCACATTTTTATTAACGGTACACCACCAACATATAGAAGATTCAAAACTGGCTGCAACCTGGTCAACTAATTTATACTTATCTGGCAGTCCCCTGGGGACACCAATGGCGTCTATGTATGTGGGATCACCACTAGATGGGGTGGTGGCCCGCCTGGAACGTCCCTTCCAAATTCCAGGGGTCACCGTCTGGATCCTAAGGACGAGGTCTCCAGCCTCTATAGGGTAGATAGAAACAGGCAACAGGAGAGTAACAAGTGCACAGCTTCCAGTAGTATTGGAGGGTAATTTATCAAACAGGACAGTattaccacaccaccaccacacatcaGCTCGGGATATCGGCCTGAAACTCCCAACAATGTTAATTGTGTCCAGACACCAGTCCCCAGGAACCTGTCCCACCTCGGTTCCTCCTCCCGTCATATTGACACAGGTGAAATTTGCCTTGGCAACCTTGTTGGAAAACAATGGTTTCCTAATGGTGGATTTAGTTATGGGATAGACACCATCCCAGGCAGTACAATTACAACTGGGGTTATCTGTAGTCATTAGTGGGATTAAGCATGTTAGGGTCACTACCGCCGGGACAATGCAGAGCAATGGACGAGCTCCCATACACACCACACAACTCTGTCTGGTGCTATTTGCAGCTTCCTCGGTCAACAACAGCCAATTATTACTAAAACCTGAGACCCCTGTGGCCATCAGGATAGCATCATCCACTTTGGGAGGAGCAGTGGTCATGGTAACAGGGCCCCACCTGGGGTCATTTGTGGTTACCGATTCTCGCTCTGAGAGCACTGCAAGGGGGGTGGTTATGTTAGTAACACATATCTTTAGATGCCAATATACTCTTTGCTCTTCCCATGGTGCTAATAAGAAAGGGGTACACCCAGTACCACCTTCCCTGTGTTTGATTACCAATTTCAAACCAGTTTCAACTTTAGTTAACATCAACCT from Oncorhynchus tshawytscha isolate Ot180627B unplaced genomic scaffold, Otsh_v2.0 Un_contig_7923_pilon_pilon, whole genome shotgun sequence carries:
- the LOC121843296 gene encoding endogenous retrovirus group FC1 Env polyprotein-like → MWTRLPSASANRPPRDRGYPWTRLGISGPMFVIFLIATGISMGLLLWLLEHHTPPSGTRSGQINVSSNSTTPTSIHIFHRRSIQSEETECTSKQIRSTTLCVPISTTTTVTLPWGTLGSPGGGYGTHALSWSRSVWYMTEGGYYKWSWKNLVAETGPDWSSWTVHQMALLWRRRLMLTKVETGLKLVIKHREGGTGCTPFLLAPWEEQRVYWHLKICVTNITTPLAVLSERESVTTNDPRWGPVTMTTAPPKVDDAILMATGVSGFSNNWLLLTEEAANSTRQSCVVCMGARPLLCIVPAVVTLTCLIPLMTTDNPSCNCTAWDGVYPITKSTIRKPLFSNKVAKANFTCVNMTGGGTEVGQVPGDWCLDTINIVGSFRPISRADVWWWCGNTVLFDKLPSNTTGSCALVTLLLPVSIYPIEAGDLVLRIQTVTPGIWKGRSRRATTPSSGDPTYIDAIGVPRGLPDKYKLVDQVAASFESSICWWCTVNKNVDRINYIHYNVQKLGNWTQQGFEAVHGQLAATSLMAFQNRIAIDMLISEKGGVCTMFGEQCCTFILNNTAADGSLTVALEGLRTLNGKMKSHSGVDTSMWDSWMEVFGKYKVLVSSILVSISVFAAILVLCGCCCIPCIRSLTTRVITRAIDPVTPSQMFPLLANEPPEFEEDEETAY